ACCGTACTCCTGCTGCAGATCGGGGCGGTGCTTGAGCATGATGCCGGTCTGGCGAATCTCGTAATCGAACTGGGCGAGGATGAGCTGGTCGTAAGCCATCAGCGGCGGGGCAATAAGCACCAAGCCACGCACGCCGAGGTCGGGCTTGGACTCGACGACGGCCGGGGCGAGCACCGCGCCCTCGCCGTGGCCAACGAAGTAGAGCCGCTCGGGATCAACGCCCGGCGTGTTGCGCAGCAGGTCGAACGCCGCGAGCATGTCGGGAATAAGATCCTCGAGGGTCAGATCCGGGATGCGGATTTTCGGCCCGGGCACCAGCATCGTGCGCTTGTCATAGCGCACCGTGGCGACGCCGCGCTCGGCAAGCTGCCCGGTTAAGTCCTTGTATGGCTCGAATCGCAGCTTGGTCCCCGGGTCGACAAAGGTGCCGTGGCGGTCGAGGCGCTCGAACGTCGGCACGATCACGGCGCCGGGCACGAGTTCGCCCGCGGCGCGCTTGGGCACGGTGAGGACGGTTTTGAGCTCGAGGTCGCCGACCTTGATCACCGTCTCCTCAACACGAAGGTCGGAGGCGCCCAGCACCTCCGTGCCGGTTTTCGAGTCGCCCGAGCCACACGAGACGAACGGGATGGCCGCGAGCAACACAACGGCGAGAGTGCCGTATGTCAACGCACTGACTTTCATCGAGATCCCTCCAGGGAGCGCTTGTGTGCTTCTTCCACCGGCTTGCGGCGCAACAGGGCCCGCCGTTTCGACTGCTCTGCAACAAGGTTGGTGCCAATCAGGACGATCAGGAGACCGATCAGGCCGGGAATCGCGCCGACGATGGCCTCGTAGCTCTCGCTCAGCCTGCGCGCATATCCCAGGGCAAGGAACACCCCGGAGGCGATGCACAGCGCAACGCCGAGCATCGTGACGGCGACCGGCAGCACGCCCCGCCGCGGGACGGCGGCGAGCCTGGGGTCGAACCGCGCAACCTCCTCCTCGATGCGACCCTGGGGCGCGACCACGGGCGGCGGCGCGACAGGACGGGGCGCCGTCACAGGTTCGGCAACCGCAGGTTCCGCCGGTCTGGCCGCCGGCGCAGGCGGCGGCGCCGGCACGGCCGGCTCGGGTTCAGGCGCGAACGCCATCGGATGCGCCGGGTCGGTGCACACCTCGGCTTTCGGCATGAAGAACTTGATGCCGCGTCCGCTGCGGATCTCCCACTGTTCGACCGGCACGCCCTCGGCGTTCGGCGTTGTACGTTGGCCGACGATCGCACCGAGCTTCCGCCCGCCCGGCTTCTTCTCGTACGCGCTTTTGCCGATCATGGAACTCCTCACGCGTCATCTGCGGGTCCACAGTGTAGCGCATCCCCGCCGCGCGTGCCAGGGCGCAGGCCTTGTGGGGAAAGGGCTAGACCGCTCCGGCCAATGCGCCTATCCTAGGATCTCCATTCGAGGAGGCCGAGCAGCACCGTGGGCACCCCCCAGCCGAAATACGAAGACATCGCCCGGGCCGTCAGGGCGCTCAAGCAACGGCAGAACGCCATCATCGTGGCGCACAACTACCAGCCGCCGGAGATCTACGACCTTGCCGACTTCATCGGCGACTCGCTCGAGCTGAGCCGCCGGTCGGCCAAGGTTGCCGAGCACGTCATCTGCTTCTGCGGCGTCCACTTCATGGCCGAGTCGGCCAAGATCCTCAGCCCGCACAAGACCGTGCTCCTGCCCGAGCCGGAGGCCGGCTGCACGTTGGCCGACTTCGCCGACGCCGACGCAGTGCGCGCCAAGAAAGCCGAGTACCCCGAGGCGGCGGTCGTGAGCTACGTCAACAGCACGGCGGCGGTCAAAGCCGAATCCGACATCTGCTGCACGTCGTCGAACGCGGTCAAGGTGGTCAACTCGCTGTCGCAGCGCCAGGTGCTCTTTCTGCCGGACGGGAACCTCGCGCGCTACGTCCAGACCAAGACGGACAAGCAGATCATCCCGTGGGAAGGCAACTGCTGCGTGCACGACGCCGTCACGCCCGAGCTGATCGAGGCGACAAAGGCCGAGTACCCGGGCGCCAAGGTCATGGTGCATCCCGAGTGCAAGCTCGAGGTGATCGAGCTGGGCGACTACACGTGCAGCACGGGCCAGATGATCACGGTGTCGAAGACCGAGCCGTACGACGAGTGGATCGTCGTGACCGACCCCGGCATGTGCGAACGGCTGCGGCGCGAATCGCCCGGCAAGCAGTTCCACCCGGTGCCGACGATGACGCCGTGCTACACGATGAACATCACGACGCCCGCCAAGGTGCGCGATGCGCTGCTCGCGCTCGAGCCGAAGATCGAGGTGCCCGAGCCGATCCGCATCCGCGCCGAGCGCGCGCTCCGGAGGATGATCGAGCTGTGAGCACACGCGCCCCCGCCGCCTCCATCGCCCGCCTCGTGCGCCAGGTGCTCGACGAGGACATCGGCTGCGGCGACATCACGACGATGTGGACCGTGCCCGCCAACGCGCGCGGCACGGCGCAGCTCATCGCGCGCGAGGCCGGCGTCATTGCCGGGCTCGACGTGGCACGCGCCGTGTTCCGGGCGCTCTCGAGGAGCGTGCGCTTTGCGGCCATGGTTCGCGACGGGCAGTGCGTGCGCCGTGGCACCGTGCTCGCCGAGGTGCGCGGCCCGTTGCGGGCGATCCTGACCGGCGAGCGCGTCGCGCTCAACTTCCTCCAGCGGCTCTCGGGCGTGGCGACGCTCACACGCGCGTACGTCGAGCGGGCCAAGCCGGCCAAGGTGCTCGATACGCGCAAGACGACGCCCGGCCTGCGCGCGCTCGAGAAGGCCGCCGTTCGAGCCGGCGGTGGCCTGAACCACCGATTCGGTCTCGACGACCTGGTCCTGATCAAGAACAACCACATCGCCGCGGCCGGCTCGATCACAACGGCCGTGCGCCGTGTGCGCCAACGCGGCTCCCAGCAGCGGATCGAGGTCGAAACGCGCACGCTCGACGAGGTGCGCGAGGCTGCGGCGCTCACGCCGGACATCGTCATGCTCGACAACATGACCCCGGCTCAGATGCGCAAGGCGGTCGCCCTCATTCGCTCGATGAGTCCGAGGACGACCATCGAAGCATCGGGCGGCGTGACGCGGGGCCGAGTCGGCGCCGTGGCCAAAACCGGCGTGGACTGGATCAGCGTCGGTGCGCTCACGCACTCGGCGCCGGCGCTCGACATCGCACTCCGTGTGGCACACACGGTATAGGGAGTCTTGATGAAGACCGACTTTCTCGTTATCGGGAGCGGAATCGCGGGGTTGAACTTCGCCCTCCTCGCGGCGGC
The sequence above is a segment of the Verrucomicrobiota bacterium genome. Coding sequences within it:
- the nadA gene encoding quinolinate synthase NadA, coding for MGTPQPKYEDIARAVRALKQRQNAIIVAHNYQPPEIYDLADFIGDSLELSRRSAKVAEHVICFCGVHFMAESAKILSPHKTVLLPEPEAGCTLADFADADAVRAKKAEYPEAAVVSYVNSTAAVKAESDICCTSSNAVKVVNSLSQRQVLFLPDGNLARYVQTKTDKQIIPWEGNCCVHDAVTPELIEATKAEYPGAKVMVHPECKLEVIELGDYTCSTGQMITVSKTEPYDEWIVVTDPGMCERLRRESPGKQFHPVPTMTPCYTMNITTPAKVRDALLALEPKIEVPEPIRIRAERALRRMIEL
- a CDS encoding alpha/beta fold hydrolase, with the translated sequence MKVSALTYGTLAVVLLAAIPFVSCGSGDSKTGTEVLGASDLRVEETVIKVGDLELKTVLTVPKRAAGELVPGAVIVPTFERLDRHGTFVDPGTKLRFEPYKDLTGQLAERGVATVRYDKRTMLVPGPKIRIPDLTLEDLIPDMLAAFDLLRNTPGVDPERLYFVGHGEGAVLAPAVVESKPDLGVRGLVLIAPPLMAYDQLILAQFDYEIRQTGIMLKHRPDLQQEYGGRMKELEQYRKDYAIAFELLKAGKWEEGFSLNGFLQRYWTHAIPFYGENRERIARLKLPMFIIQGSLDRLVIPQDLSKASQALLATGHIRIERIDPAEHHLISPTTCRVDPRAGELIAAWLKDPVIPPPMTTPAQPSDPATTEDDTD
- the nadC gene encoding carboxylating nicotinate-nucleotide diphosphorylase; amino-acid sequence: MSTRAPAASIARLVRQVLDEDIGCGDITTMWTVPANARGTAQLIAREAGVIAGLDVARAVFRALSRSVRFAAMVRDGQCVRRGTVLAEVRGPLRAILTGERVALNFLQRLSGVATLTRAYVERAKPAKVLDTRKTTPGLRALEKAAVRAGGGLNHRFGLDDLVLIKNNHIAAAGSITTAVRRVRQRGSQQRIEVETRTLDEVREAAALTPDIVMLDNMTPAQMRKAVALIRSMSPRTTIEASGGVTRGRVGAVAKTGVDWISVGALTHSAPALDIALRVAHTV